In Methanomicrobia archaeon, a single window of DNA contains:
- a CDS encoding 4Fe-4S binding protein: protein MECMFACSRRVGRGGFDKSAIFVRSAGGMEHGFVIVVCRACENPPCAKVCPTDALREREGGGVILDEDKCIGCGNCAEACIMGAIFWDDEKNKPIVCKYCGNCTNYCVHDVISLVEAEAGA, encoded by the coding sequence ATGGAATGTATGTTCGCCTGTTCACGACGGGTGGGTAGAGGCGGGTTTGACAAATCGGCGATTTTTGTGCGGTCCGCTGGCGGCATGGAGCACGGCTTCGTGATTGTTGTCTGCCGGGCATGTGAGAATCCACCCTGCGCAAAAGTCTGTCCTACTGATGCGTTACGGGAGAGAGAAGGCGGTGGTGTGATATTGGATGAGGATAAATGCATTGGCTGTGGTAATTGTGCAGAAGCCTGTATCATGGGCGCTATCTTCTGGGATGACGAGAAGAACAAGCCCATTGTCTGTAAATATTGCGGAAACTGCACTAATTATTGTGTGCATGACGTCATAAGTCTCGTTGAGGCTGAAGCAGGAGCTTAG
- a CDS encoding methytransferase partner Trm112, translating into MKKELMDILACPVCKGDLELSIVAEDDKGEVVEGNLFCGKCDQRYPIEEGIPNLLPPELRESSD; encoded by the coding sequence ATGAAAAAAGAGTTGATGGATATACTCGCCTGTCCCGTGTGCAAGGGCGATTTGGAGTTGAGTATCGTAGCGGAGGACGATAAGGGGGAGGTAGTGGAAGGCAATCTATTTTGCGGGAAATGCGACCAGCGTTATCCCATCGAGGAGGGCATTCCCAATCTCTTGCCGCCAGAGCTGAGGGAAAGCTCTGATTGA
- the pyrG gene encoding CTP synthase (glutamine hydrolyzing), with translation MKYIVVTGGVMSGLGKGITMASIGRLLKNRGYNVVPIKIDPYINIDAGTMNPYQHGEVYVLGDGSEVDLDLGHYERFMDVELGREHNITTGVVYSAVIERERKGEYLGQTVQIIPHITNEIKARIRDVAANSDADLCLVEIGGTVGDIESMPFLEAVRQMQGEEDDNDFLFVHVTLVPFTLLNEPKTKPTQHSVKMLRELGLQPDIIVCRCKKPLKEDVKAKIAMFCNVKQRAVISAADAGDIYEVPLLLEQEGIVEYLMDKLHLAPLTDDHAWARMVERMRKSAKGKHIRLAIVGKYAELEDSYLSIKEAIKHAATELGCNVETKWIEAEDLEGVGSLDPFFKDVQGILVPGGFGSRGVEGKITAIAYAREHSIPFLGLCFGFQLAVIEAARHIAGLKDAHSCEFCETPHPVIDLLEEQQKVDEMGGTMRLGDYEVFIRKDTLAKRVYGKNKIVERHRHRYEVNPVYIEQIERDGLIFSGSDRSGTRMEIVELEGHPFFFATQFHPEFRSRPNRTSPPFKAFLWSCLQQ, from the coding sequence ATGAAATACATAGTGGTGACAGGGGGCGTGATGAGTGGGCTTGGCAAGGGCATCACAATGGCCTCCATCGGCAGGTTATTGAAGAACAGGGGCTATAACGTCGTGCCGATAAAGATCGATCCGTACATCAATATCGATGCGGGAACGATGAATCCGTATCAGCACGGTGAGGTGTACGTCTTAGGCGATGGCTCGGAGGTTGATCTCGATTTGGGCCATTACGAACGGTTCATGGATGTGGAGCTTGGCAGGGAGCATAATATAACCACAGGTGTCGTGTATTCCGCGGTGATCGAGCGCGAGCGAAAGGGCGAATATCTGGGGCAGACGGTGCAGATCATCCCGCATATAACGAACGAGATAAAAGCGCGAATACGGGACGTCGCGGCGAATAGCGATGCGGATCTCTGCCTGGTGGAGATCGGCGGCACGGTCGGCGACATCGAGAGCATGCCGTTTTTGGAAGCGGTCAGGCAGATGCAGGGCGAGGAGGATGATAATGATTTTCTCTTTGTGCACGTGACGTTAGTGCCGTTTACGCTCCTGAACGAGCCGAAGACGAAGCCGACACAGCATTCGGTGAAGATGCTTCGCGAATTGGGGCTGCAGCCGGACATCATCGTCTGCCGCTGTAAAAAGCCGCTGAAGGAGGACGTGAAGGCGAAGATAGCGATGTTCTGCAACGTGAAGCAGAGGGCGGTGATTAGCGCTGCGGATGCGGGCGATATCTACGAGGTGCCACTCTTGCTGGAGCAGGAAGGGATTGTGGAGTACCTAATGGATAAACTCCACTTAGCGCCGCTCACGGACGACCACGCGTGGGCGCGAATGGTGGAGCGGATGAGAAAATCAGCCAAGGGTAAGCATATACGACTAGCAATTGTCGGTAAATACGCGGAGTTGGAGGATTCATATTTGAGCATAAAAGAGGCGATTAAGCACGCCGCTACGGAATTAGGCTGCAACGTGGAGACAAAATGGATAGAAGCGGAAGATTTAGAAGGTGTTGGCAGTTTAGATCCTTTCTTCAAGGATGTTCAGGGCATACTCGTTCCCGGCGGGTTTGGCTCGCGCGGCGTGGAAGGGAAGATCACTGCGATTGCGTACGCGCGCGAGCATAGTATTCCGTTTTTAGGCCTGTGTTTCGGATTCCAGTTGGCGGTGATAGAGGCTGCACGGCACATCGCAGGCTTGAAGGATGCACATAGTTGTGAGTTTTGCGAGACGCCGCATCCCGTGATCGATCTGCTGGAAGAGCAGCAGAAAGTGGACGAAATGGGCGGGACGATGCGGTTGGGCGATTACGAAGTCTTCATAAGGAAGGACACGCTGGCGAAGCGTGTCTATGGTAAGAACAAGATAGTGGAACGGCACCGGCACCGGTACGAGGTGAACCCGGTGTATATAGAGCAGATAGAGCGAGATGGGCTGATTTTCTCAGGCAGCGACCGGAGCGGGACGAGAATGGAGATTGTTGAGCTAGAGGGGCATCCGTTCTTCTTCGCCACGCAGTTCCATCCGGAATTCAGGTCGAGGCCGAACAGGACGTCCCCACCGTTTAAAGCGTTCTTGTGGTCGTGCTTGCAGCAATAG
- the cofE gene encoding coenzyme F420-0:L-glutamate ligase produces the protein MRSRKFAPSNRLELIGISGLPEIKKGDDLTRLFLDAVNEQKENLEDGDVIVFTSKVVSKSEGRVVDLSSVQVSEEAERIARETEKDPRIVQLVLEESKGIERMMRNHVIVESKHGFVCANAGVDESNVEEGKAVLLPKDPQRSAQQLKTEIEARSGRAIAVLIADSFGRAFRDGVTGICIGVSGIPALVDRRGEEDRFGKIARITKEAIVDEICAAANLVMGEFKEGIPIVIVRGLLLERCERDIKELLFSREDDLFR, from the coding sequence ATGAGAAGTAGAAAATTCGCGCCATCGAACCGCCTGGAACTAATCGGCATCTCGGGTCTTCCGGAGATCAAGAAAGGCGATGACTTAACGCGGTTATTCCTTGATGCCGTGAACGAGCAAAAAGAGAATCTAGAAGACGGCGACGTGATCGTCTTTACGTCTAAAGTGGTCTCGAAGAGCGAAGGGCGGGTCGTTGACCTCTCCAGCGTGCAGGTAAGCGAAGAAGCGGAACGAATAGCGCGTGAAACGGAGAAAGATCCGCGGATCGTTCAACTCGTACTCGAAGAATCGAAAGGAATCGAGCGAATGATGCGGAATCACGTTATCGTTGAGTCCAAGCACGGCTTTGTCTGTGCGAACGCAGGTGTGGACGAATCGAACGTTGAAGAAGGGAAGGCGGTGCTACTGCCGAAAGATCCGCAGAGAAGCGCGCAGCAGCTTAAGACGGAAATAGAAGCGCGAAGCGGAAGAGCGATTGCTGTCCTAATTGCCGATTCGTTCGGTCGTGCGTTCCGTGACGGCGTGACGGGGATCTGCATAGGAGTCTCGGGCATTCCCGCGCTCGTGGACCGACGGGGGGAAGAGGATCGTTTTGGCAAAATCGCACGGATAACAAAGGAAGCGATTGTCGACGAGATCTGTGCCGCAGCGAATCTCGTAATGGGTGAATTCAAAGAGGGCATACCAATCGTGATTGTCCGCGGATTGCTGCTGGAGCGGTGCGAACGGGATATAAAGGAACTCCTGTTCAGTAGAGAGGATGACCTCTTCCGGTAG